The region TCCTGCCACTTCTTCGCCGCCAAGTGCGCCTTGGAGGGAACCAAGAAGGGTCACAAGCTGCACCTGGACTACATCGGACCCTGCAAAGGTGAACCCTCCACCCCGCTAATATTGAGCCATATGAATAGAACTGATACTACATTCAATGAAATGTCCAAGGAAGACATTTTGCAAATGGTGGACGTAACAAATGAAtggtatttattgttatttgatatcCAAGTAAATTGCATTAAGAGCTCGGTCATGAACCAAATTCAAGTTATGTCGAGGTAGTAGTGTACTGCCAAGTGTGagctgcagcagctgcagcGCTCTGTCGACTGAGACGCGTTCAAACACGTTTGTGTACACATTCAAAACTGGGCTGGAGTGCGGGTGTGCGGGGTTCAAGTGGAGATCAGGCTGACGCCACTGATATGGAAAGGCTTCCCACCAAGTCTAGTCAATGAGATGCTACTCTGCTAGATTAGAATCCAACAACTGGACGGTGCTTTGCATTTGTTTTCTATTTCACTAAAGAATGACAAATCAAGCATGTATATCCTGGTTTTGTAGGTCCCAAACACAAGTCCTTCCAAAACTCACTCAGTAGCACTACCTGGGAaggacaacttttttttttaaccgattgACATGAAATGGCGTAGATACGCCGGACATACAAGAAAATCTCAAAGGCAATACACAATACTGAACACAAAGCTTGTCCTTGGCCTTTCCTCATTGGAACTAAGTGGAAATGAGTCAGGTATCTGAGACAGATGAGTAACCCCAAATCacaagaaaagttttttttccatccgtGCAAGCACTCAATTTCAACTGTTATCCAGACCAAACTGATTACGGAAGTTCTGGACGTGGAAGTGTTCTGAACCAGAAGCAGTCAAAAGTGGGTTAGGTTTGACAATTAAGGTGTTTGGAAACGTTGATTCCGTCAGGCAGTTCTAACAAGTCGATTTGGAGGCACAGCCGCCAAGAGCTAGACATTCCTCGAGAATTACCTAATGAGATTTAAAGCTAAATTTGTATCCTGAGAAGGAATTCTTATCTTCTAGGTTCAATTACTTTAACGTATTTACTATGGGAAAGTAGGTGTGATTCCTAGCTGCATCAATGGCGTTTTGTGACTGCGCAGAAATCGAACCCTGCTTGGACAACGAGTTGAGCCAGTTCCCCCTGCGTATGAGGGACTGGCTGAAGAACGTCCTGGTGACTCTGTACGAGCGCGACGAGGATAACAACCTGCTGACTGAGAAGCAAAAGCTCAGGGTGAGGAAAGCCACCTGAACGGCTGGCATTATTCACCCCTTTCTTACTGATCAGGAGATGTCAAGAAGAATTCTGAACTGGAgtcatgtgaagccctttgagacgtttttgtgattaagggcttTATAAACAAATTCGACTTGACTGATGGTACAcaagaaaagtcagtgtcaGGTGTTAAACCTCACACGACAGTCCCAAATTTCCACTCTTTCACACAGCTACTGTACCGCTTCTGTTATGTCTGATAGAACCTCAGAAGATTGCCAGTGGGCCCGTAACCCGCAAACTTGTATCGCTGCAGTTAATCAAAAGAGTCGTGCATTCATTTGTCTTCAACTTTGGAAGCTGGAAACGGTACATTCAATGTTGTATGTTGACCTCGTGACTTGCGGTGTGGCAGGTGAAAAAGATCTACGAGAACGAAAAGAGGCTGAAGGCGGGAGAGCACACCCTGGACCTGCTGGCTCATGACTTTGTGAAGAACTACAACATGTACATCTTCCCCGTGCACTGGCAGTTCAAGCAGCTGGACCAGCATCCCGCCGACGGGTATGCATGCTCAGAAACTCAAGACAACTCTGCCTCCAAACTCTGCTGACCACGGATACTTGACTGCTCTTGTTTGATTGGACAGCTACCTGACGCACAGCGAACTGGCCCCTCTGCGTGCCCCCCTCATTCCCATGGAGCACTGCACCACCCGCTTCTTTGACGAATGCGACGCCGACGGCGACAAGTACATCGCCCTTGAGGAGTGGGCCGCCTGCTTCGGCATCAAGGAGCGTGAGTAAAAACCACAACTCTCctatcaatttattttttatttttaagtccgaCTCACTTGATATTGAGTCCGGGTCAAATATCTCGGGAATGACATCATAGAGAAGCAATTTTCGTTGCGTTAGCATCTTGGATGTCTAATTAATCTAGCAGCAGCGCTAACTCAGCCCAAATCAACAATGGTGTTCTATCACTTGGTAGCTAATGTATAACACACATGTAGGGACATAACAGGAAGTGGCGTGCCATGAAATAGCGTGGCAGGAAGTACGTCCTTCAATCATAAAAACAGGACatcatttcaaattgacagTGCGTGTGCTCCTAAACGTTTTGTGTCTTTGCAGAGGATGTGGACAACGACCTCCTCATCTAAGATTCGCCCCCTCAAGCAGAGGCGCCACACGACAGCTCGCTTCTTTGGGGACGAGGTGCTGATCGTTAAGTTtaagtcaaaacaaaatatcACTTTTGGTGCTAAttgctcttttcattttaagatTTAAGTAACAAACTTTTCTGCCTATACCACTAAATAAGCAAAAATTCCAAAAGCGAAATGTGCACAAACTAACATCAAACTAAAGACTTCtgatgtaaatgtttttttgtttttatgatatTTAAATTTATGTTTAAGGACTTCCATTGGGCATCAATTAGACTTAAGTGTAAAAGTCCAAAAAtaaagtttggaaataaatgttCCCTGCGCTTGCTTTTCTACTCCAGACTTACTTTTTTGTTTAGTTGTTGGGCTCCACTACTGCGCGCACTCGCTCTTGCCTGGTTTCCATGGCGATGCTATTCCCGCCTGGTTTCCACGGTGCTAAAATAAGTTGGGCATGTTTAACCAAGGGAAAGTCTCGCaggctgagtttttttttctctctaatgTGTTTCTACTGACAACAGCAGCAAAGCTTACTTGAAGAAATACGCAATAAAATCAATCAAATGATCAAACGTCTGCATGCCTTTGGTAGCTTCTTCGCAACCCCTGCACACACTTTGGACAACGTGCTCTTCAACAGAGCAAAAGTTAATGATGGAACCTAATTTTAAGATGACCACAAATCTACATGACTTCCTTTGGACTTCCATCAGAACCCCAGGAGACACTTTTTACATCCTCATCTTCACCATCATCAGGATTTCTACCAACATGCAAACTTTGTGGCCCGATAGTGACATTAGCCTTAATAtgatgttagcattagcattttttGGCCACTTCCGTTTTCATTTAACAACAAAGCACAATCTTTTAGATGATTAACaaatatgaagaaaaataatgaaggGAATACAAACTACTAATGTCAAGGTGCGGTTAATACACTGGGAGACATTTCTAGGCGGGGAATCATTCATTTGTATTGTTCCACATGAAAATGGAAAAGGATGTTTGCACCTGAGAATATTCCAACGTTGAGCGTGTCTTAACCCATTGCCTGCTGTTGgaatgctaatgttagcatagCAGCCAGTAAAGAGCTTCAGACAGGCCGGCGGCCCTCTGGGAGACGACCGCACCCAGTCACCATGCACACCTGCTCATCCCAGACCGGGCGGAAGACAGACGAGAGTTCAACTCCTTAAAAGGAAAAGAAATCACTGAGTGACTCTTGATTCCACAAACCTAAACTGCTCAACAAAATGCCCTAAcaatgcatttttaatattgttgAATAATCTTCAGAGTATATAAATGACCAGAAtagatttaatttaattttttatttattttttattttgacattcCCTTGTgtgaacatttatttaaaattttagTCTACTTAGATCTAGATAAATTTAATACAGCGACTATAAAAATCCAGAAGTTTGATCCACTTTATCTGTATTAGTTAGCTAGTTATAGCTTCTTAAAATATATCTCAATATCATTATATTATTCGTGGTcttaagaacaaacaaacaattgatCACcagtgcaataataataataggtttttttgtttttttttaaagtaaaatacAGTTTCTGGGCTCTACACGCACAGAGCATATTGAACTATTTGATGAGCCAGTTCTATTTTCCTAATTGTAAATTGCTTGGGCTACTAAGTACTGTATACATATATTTACTGCGCATATGTAGCTTACCAGTTAAATTCCGGTGATCTGGCAGGCTGGATCCATTTTACAATTGTTAAATATcaacagtaatccctcgtttatcgtggATAATTGGTTTGAAAAACCGCCcccgataagtgaaatccgcgaagtacggtcatcTACAAGAAGTACtgagcaggctaacgagttagcggaaagatgctaattcgcgatcgtgctaacacgcgaaaacggacttctaaaggaatgtaaacaaacatttggagcaatactacattgtcctaaaggttagacacatgtttcttcaatttagaagttttattttgacatttaaatgtatttttaatgtgaaaaaaaaatctgcaatgtagtgaagccgcaataaacgaaacgcgatGGATGGATCCGATCATTAGTTCTTCAACGGTACGCTGAGCTCGCCCCGAAGCGGCCAACCAGCTGCAGCGCAGCCTTGACTCCGAAACATTTTACGATTGGTTGTACGGACGGCTTACAGCGAGAACTATGCGTGATTGGCTGAGAGTAGCCGAACGCATAATATGATTGGTTAAAAGTGCGGCTGGGGGAACTGACGTGAGGAAGGGCTGCGCGGCTGAAACCGGCGAGCGAGGGAGCACGTTGTCCTAAGTGCTTGTGTTCACTCATTCTAATACCACTTTTTGTACTAAAGCCACTTAAACTTGAGACAATCGACCCCTGGTGAGTAACATCGTGGATTGCGGCGCGTATAACTGTTAAAAGTTGCCATTTTGCTTCTTCCGCCGCATCGGTTTAGCTAATTGGGTCGGTGATAAAGGAACCGTCTATGTCCTGGAAGGAGGAACCTATGTAATTACAATATTAATCTTAAAAGGCGTCGTTTTCAATATTTACTGGCATTTCATAGAGCGACGAGGCACTCCCCGTGATAAGTGCGTTGAAAGTCTTTTACCAGGGTCTTCTAGACGCTTTAGTCCGGGAATTAGCCAGCATCCTTGTGCTTCCCCGCCATGCTGCGCGCTTTCGTTTTTGCTCCAGGCCGCTGCCTGCCTTTCGCgtcgtttttatttattttcatttatttaaaaattctCTTGTTGTGCCACCCAATCCAGCGAATAGTTCTCCTGCTCTCGGCGCTTTTTGATCTACCCAAAACCTGCAAGTGTGACTTAAAAGTCGACCTGGCACGTGCTAGCCGGCGTCACTGAGCCTTGAGGCCCCACCGAAAAGTTCTGGAATCTTCAGAAAACACGCCCTAACCACTATATTCAACAGTGAGTTGTAGTGTAG is a window of Syngnathus typhle isolate RoL2023-S1 ecotype Sweden linkage group LG1, RoL_Styp_1.0, whole genome shotgun sequence DNA encoding:
- the sparc gene encoding SPARC; amino-acid sequence: MRMWVFFLVCLAGHTMAAPTEEQPMDEELVAVDEQPMDEELVAVEEQTMDEGLVADEELVVDEPVVEDSVVEETEVGFNPVQVEIGEFDEAIELEDDVAENPCLQHQCKKGKVCEVDESNTPMCVCQDPSTCTAAEGQFEHVCGTDNKTYDTSCHFFAAKCALEGTKKGHKLHLDYIGPCKEIEPCLDNELSQFPLRMRDWLKNVLVTLYERDEDNNLLTEKQKLRVKKIYENEKRLKAGEHTLDLLAHDFVKNYNMYIFPVHWQFKQLDQHPADGYLTHSELAPLRAPLIPMEHCTTRFFDECDADGDKYIALEEWAACFGIKEQDVDNDLLI